A genomic stretch from Pomacea canaliculata isolate SZHN2017 linkage group LG2, ASM307304v1, whole genome shotgun sequence includes:
- the LOC112557366 gene encoding ADP-ribosylation factor 1-like — translation MGHLWTRLFRHRDVRILLLGLDSAGKTTILYRLKLDEVVTTVPTIGFNVESIQYRDLHFTAWDIGSRDKIRPLFRHYYKGADAVVFVIDSHDPERLDELNYDVIKPAISAEELSSAIFLFLANKIDLSNTLSVKDISERLGLQYLKHTWNIMPVSAVTGEGLYQALDWLCLKLGSTQARRAIAAPAEEENAQNGETSKNETETAAPETVDLQARRDYCSRAYSAIKCFFFRSNRQGGQESPDTLSTSSQEKQ, via the exons gtcTTGACTCAGCAGGAAAAACTACTATTCTTTACAGACTGAAGCTGGATGAAGTTGTTACCACTGTGCCTACCATTG GTTTCAATGTGGAGAGTATTCAGTACAGGGATCTGCATTTCACAGCATGGGACATAGGGAGTCGAGACAAAATA AGACCTCTTTTCCGACATTACTACAAAGGTGCGGATGCTGTTGTCTTCGTGATCGATAGTCATGATCCTGAGCGTCTTGATGAGCTCAACTATGATGTCATCAAGCCAGCGATCAGTGCTGAGGAGCTCAGTAGCGCCATATTTCTCTTCCTGGCCAACAAGATTGATCTCAGCAACACACTGTCTGTAAAGGACATCTCTGAGAGACTGGGCCTTCAATATCTGAAGCACACATGGA ACATCATGCCTGTGAGTGCCGTGACTGGGGAAGGGCTCTATCAGGCTCTTGACTGGTTGTGTCTAAAACTGGGTTCAACACAAGCCCGCCGAGCCATTGCTGCACCTGCAGAGGAGGAGAATGCACAGAATGGTGAAACCAGTAAAAACGAGACAGAGACTGCTGCACCTGAAACTGTAGATCTGCAAGCGAGGAGGGATTATTGTTCAAGGGCTTACAGTGCAATTAAGTGTTTTTTCTTCCGATCAAACAGACAAGGTGGGCAAGAATCTCCTGACACACTCAGCACAAGCAGTCAGGAAAAACAATGA